A genomic region of Anaerolineales bacterium contains the following coding sequences:
- a CDS encoding peptidase S8/S53 subtilisin kexin sedolisin: MIHTSKNRISRPVLSIIFIIVIMVSLIVPAGLANAGTTAGSSYIIVFKDEVNSAAQAPEVAKAYGLQTGFIYQHALKGMSAVVPEGRLVALQHDPRVAYVVEDLPRSIDAQSMPTGIQRIFADTNPEIAINGVDDYRVDVDVAVIDTGIDLQHPDLNVMNGVNCTTSIFFPSCVAGGDDDHYHGTHVAGTIGALDNGIGVVGVAPGARLYPVKVLNKQGSGYSSWIIAGIDWVADNANTIEVANMSLGGSGFSQAEYDAIQGAVNAGVAFAVAAGNEDDDANNYSPGGFDNVLSVSALADFDGLPGGLGSPTCRTDLDDTLADFSNWGPEVDVAAPGVCILSTYPLEKGEYGTISGTSMASPHAAGALALLASVNNPSNATDVYNLYNQVKAAGNNNWTDDSGDGIQEPLLDVSNTAIFNPTLVPGTGGMPPAAPSNLIATAVSSSQINVTWGDASDNETGFKVERCTGASCTDFAQIATVGSNITSFSNTGLTASTSYSYRVRAFNGAGDSDYSSTASAVTQAAPAVPYPPSNLAATAVSKNQINLSWTDNSSNETGFKIERCKGSTCTNFSLITTVGANVTSFSNTKLNANTTYQYRVYAYNESGNSAYSNIATATTPKR; encoded by the coding sequence ATGATCCATACAAGTAAAAATCGAATATCTAGACCAGTATTATCCATCATATTTATTATTGTCATTATGGTTAGTCTGATCGTGCCAGCCGGCCTGGCAAATGCAGGTACTACAGCTGGCAGTTCTTATATTATTGTATTCAAAGATGAAGTCAATTCAGCTGCGCAGGCCCCAGAAGTAGCCAAAGCGTATGGCCTGCAAACGGGTTTCATTTACCAGCACGCGTTGAAGGGGATGTCTGCCGTGGTTCCAGAAGGCCGGCTGGTGGCATTGCAGCATGACCCACGCGTGGCGTATGTGGTGGAAGACCTGCCGCGCTCAATCGATGCCCAGAGCATGCCCACCGGCATCCAGCGCATCTTCGCCGATACCAATCCGGAAATCGCCATAAACGGCGTGGATGATTACCGGGTGGACGTCGATGTGGCCGTGATCGATACGGGGATCGACCTCCAACATCCCGACCTTAATGTAATGAACGGGGTGAACTGCACCACCAGTATTTTCTTCCCCAGCTGCGTTGCGGGTGGTGATGATGATCATTACCATGGCACCCACGTTGCCGGAACCATCGGTGCGCTCGACAACGGCATTGGCGTGGTTGGCGTGGCACCCGGAGCCCGCCTGTATCCGGTCAAGGTGCTCAATAAACAGGGAAGTGGTTATTCATCCTGGATCATCGCTGGGATTGACTGGGTTGCAGACAACGCCAACACGATCGAAGTGGCTAATATGAGCCTGGGCGGAAGTGGTTTCAGCCAGGCCGAGTATGATGCTATCCAGGGTGCGGTGAACGCTGGAGTGGCTTTTGCCGTGGCAGCAGGTAACGAAGATGACGACGCCAACAACTACAGCCCAGGTGGTTTTGATAACGTCCTCTCGGTGAGTGCTTTAGCCGATTTCGATGGCCTGCCTGGTGGCCTGGGCAGCCCCACCTGCCGGACTGACCTGGACGATACCCTGGCTGATTTTAGCAATTGGGGCCCTGAAGTTGATGTTGCGGCACCGGGTGTGTGCATCCTAAGCACCTACCCACTCGAAAAAGGTGAATACGGGACGATCAGTGGCACCTCCATGGCCAGCCCCCACGCGGCAGGTGCTCTGGCGCTACTGGCAAGTGTCAATAACCCTTCTAATGCTACGGATGTCTATAACCTTTATAACCAGGTGAAGGCAGCGGGAAACAACAACTGGACGGATGATTCAGGTGATGGCATCCAGGAGCCACTGCTGGACGTCAGCAACACCGCAATCTTCAACCCGACACTGGTTCCTGGAACAGGCGGCATGCCTCCTGCAGCACCCAGCAACTTGATTGCCACAGCCGTATCCAGCAGCCAGATCAACGTGACCTGGGGGGATGCCTCTGATAATGAAACTGGTTTTAAAGTCGAACGTTGCACTGGTGCAAGCTGCACAGATTTTGCCCAGATCGCTACGGTTGGCTCGAACATTACCAGTTTTTCAAATACTGGTCTGACCGCATCCACAAGTTATAGCTACCGGGTGAGGGCTTTTAATGGGGCCGGCGATTCGGATTATTCAAGTACCGCCAGCGCAGTAACCCAAGCAGCCCCAGCCGTACCGTATCCACCATCCAACCTGGCGGCAACCGCAGTATCGAAGAACCAGATTAACCTGAGCTGGACGGATAACTCGAGCAACGAGACTGGTTTCAAGATCGAGCGCTGCAAGGGGTCGACCTGCACGAATTTTTCGTTGATCACTACTGTGGGCGCCAATGTCACCAGCTTTTCTAATACCAAACTAAACGCCAACACAACCTATCAATACCGCGTCTATGCCTACAATGAAAGCGGTAACTCGGCCTATTCGAACATCGCTACAGCAACGACGCCAAAACGGTAA
- a CDS encoding LacI family transcriptional regulator, with translation MATTIKDIARQAGVSHTTVSRALHHSPLISQETTRRIHAIALELNYHPSFAARSLKTNRSQALGVIVSHIDDPFFSEILQGIDDVAQANGYSLFIAASQHELGREKAIVQTMREHRVDGVILCSPRFAREQGHPLYSFDIPLVAINNQAEDEYPFSIYHDDVDGARQACEHLLGLGHQQIAFLGDATSGRTTQERLAGFQQTMQRSGLKISAEDIHLVAGSGARQGYEAVEYFLGLEHVPSALICYNDMLAVGVLKGLRQAGLRVPEDISVTGFDNIVVSDYTTPPLTTIDQPKRFLGAEAARMMLEQLGEIPGPGDGSVKVKRLKGMLLIRQSTCRVAHTEVL, from the coding sequence ATGGCTACAACCATTAAGGATATTGCCAGGCAGGCCGGGGTTTCTCACACCACGGTATCGCGCGCCTTGCACCATAGTCCGCTCATCTCCCAGGAAACTACCCGGCGGATACATGCCATTGCCCTGGAGCTCAACTACCATCCGAGTTTTGCAGCCCGTAGCTTGAAAACCAACCGTAGTCAGGCCCTGGGGGTGATCGTCAGTCACATCGACGATCCATTTTTCAGTGAAATCCTGCAGGGGATTGATGATGTGGCTCAGGCAAATGGCTATAGCCTGTTCATCGCCGCCTCCCAGCATGAGCTTGGGCGTGAAAAGGCTATTGTACAGACCATGCGCGAGCACCGCGTGGATGGCGTCATCCTGTGTTCTCCCCGCTTTGCAAGGGAGCAGGGACATCCGCTGTACTCATTCGATATCCCCCTGGTGGCCATTAACAACCAGGCAGAGGATGAATATCCCTTCTCGATCTACCACGATGATGTGGATGGTGCCCGGCAGGCATGTGAGCATTTGCTTGGTCTTGGCCACCAGCAGATTGCCTTTCTGGGTGATGCTACTTCCGGGCGCACGACCCAGGAGCGGCTGGCAGGCTTTCAGCAGACGATGCAAAGATCCGGATTAAAAATATCTGCAGAAGATATCCACCTGGTAGCTGGCAGCGGTGCCAGGCAAGGATATGAGGCCGTGGAATATTTCCTGGGCTTGGAGCATGTTCCCTCCGCTTTGATTTGTTATAACGATATGCTGGCAGTCGGAGTGCTCAAGGGGTTACGCCAGGCTGGCCTGCGGGTGCCGGAAGACATCTCCGTTACCGGCTTTGACAACATCGTTGTGTCAGACTATACCACTCCACCGCTTACCACCATCGACCAGCCCAAACGTTTTCTTGGTGCGGAGGCGGCGCGCATGATGCTTGAACAGCTTGGTGAAATACCTGGTCCTGGCGATGGATCAGTTAAGGTTAAACGGCTCAAGGGGATGCTGCTGATCAGGCAATCCACCTGTCGTGTGGCGCACACTGAGGTTCTATGA
- a CDS encoding D-mannonate oxidoreductase (Converts D-mannonate to D-mannuronate) produces the protein MKKNPTQTLFNLSNQVAVVTGGAGILCAAICRYLADQEVKVAILDINRQATDWLANDIIRSGGEAIGVPCDVCDRSSLEAAASQVISTWGKVDMLINGVGGNRPSATTRPDLPFFDISAEALEGVFNLNLMGTILASQVFGRLMTAHKKGTILNLSSMNAYRPLTRIPAYSAAKAAVSNFTQWLAVHMALEYSASIRVNAIAPGFFLTNQNHDLLIDRESGELTERGQSITTHTPMKRFGIPEDLLGAVLWLLSPASSFVTGIVVPVDGGFSAYSGV, from the coding sequence ATGAAGAAAAACCCTACTCAAACATTATTTAACCTTTCCAACCAGGTGGCAGTGGTTACGGGTGGGGCAGGCATCCTGTGTGCGGCCATCTGCCGTTATTTAGCTGACCAGGAAGTGAAAGTAGCCATACTGGATATCAACCGCCAGGCTACGGATTGGCTAGCAAATGATATTATCCGGTCGGGGGGTGAAGCGATCGGCGTTCCATGTGATGTGTGCGACCGTTCCAGCCTGGAAGCGGCTGCCAGCCAGGTAATCAGCACCTGGGGAAAGGTCGACATGCTCATCAACGGGGTCGGTGGCAATCGTCCGAGCGCCACCACCCGACCTGACCTGCCATTTTTTGATATCTCCGCCGAAGCGCTGGAGGGGGTATTCAATCTCAACCTCATGGGGACGATCCTGGCCTCGCAGGTATTTGGACGGTTGATGACAGCCCATAAAAAAGGCACCATCCTCAACCTGTCTTCGATGAATGCCTACCGGCCGTTGACCAGAATCCCAGCTTATTCAGCAGCCAAGGCAGCCGTGAGCAACTTCACCCAGTGGCTGGCGGTACACATGGCTCTGGAATACTCAGCTTCAATCCGCGTGAACGCCATCGCACCAGGTTTTTTCCTCACCAATCAGAACCACGATTTGCTCATCGACAGAGAGAGCGGTGAGCTAACGGAGCGCGGGCAATCGATCACTACCCATACTCCGATGAAACGGTTTGGCATCCCAGAAGACCTGTTGGGGGCGGTGTTGTGGCTGCTTTCACCAGCTTCCAGCTTCGTAACTGGGATCGTAGTACCTGTTGATGGAGGTTTCTCCGCCTACAGTGGTGTATAA
- a CDS encoding creatininase yields MKENNPPNGFIPTNQPDLFFEDNPTGRMKKEIWEATDHEIDTILTDYGIPSPVEWGKPGSYIQTTTRWQVEENRKRNDVVFIPVGCTELHGRHLPSAADTLYVSAICEGVRRYTARRGAAVNLALPPLMYGGHPYHHLGMPGTVIVREHVVREMMIDVMLGLWNDGFRKQLIVNNHGQLWMLESAVQEFQKRYQLPGIYRVIDWHRGVREFFRTSERGGQMGTNFVHADECETSLSLLLHPEMVDMGYAVNTEGKNYLPDGHFDKSVDPFGRPSRWSEGEGHFAIEIKSTPEGVVGKAKDGSAYKARRPIAAILKYLTLWNDDILAAFPPGKVPPVEEVTLRSAEEMEPFLREPLSPGWKTVYSIPRIGQGTEV; encoded by the coding sequence ATGAAAGAAAATAATCCACCCAATGGATTTATCCCTACCAACCAACCCGATTTATTTTTTGAAGATAACCCCACCGGACGAATGAAAAAGGAAATCTGGGAAGCCACAGACCATGAGATTGATACCATCCTGACTGACTACGGCATCCCTTCACCCGTAGAATGGGGTAAACCGGGCTCTTACATCCAAACCACTACCCGCTGGCAGGTGGAAGAAAACCGTAAGCGCAACGATGTCGTTTTCATTCCGGTCGGCTGTACCGAGCTGCACGGACGGCATCTCCCCAGCGCAGCTGATACGCTATACGTCTCTGCGATCTGTGAAGGGGTTCGGCGCTACACTGCCAGGCGGGGAGCAGCAGTCAACCTTGCCCTGCCGCCTTTGATGTACGGAGGCCACCCATATCACCACCTGGGCATGCCTGGCACCGTGATTGTCAGGGAGCATGTGGTGCGCGAGATGATGATCGATGTAATGCTGGGGCTGTGGAATGATGGCTTTCGCAAGCAGCTGATCGTCAACAACCATGGTCAGCTGTGGATGCTCGAATCAGCCGTGCAGGAATTTCAGAAGCGTTACCAGCTCCCTGGTATCTACCGGGTGATCGACTGGCACCGAGGCGTGCGCGAGTTCTTCCGCACCTCTGAGCGTGGCGGCCAAATGGGCACGAATTTCGTGCACGCAGACGAGTGCGAGACTTCTCTCAGCTTGCTCCTGCACCCCGAGATGGTGGATATGGGTTATGCGGTGAACACTGAGGGCAAGAATTACTTGCCTGATGGTCATTTTGACAAATCAGTCGATCCCTTTGGGCGACCCAGCCGGTGGTCTGAAGGCGAAGGCCATTTTGCGATTGAGATCAAATCTACACCCGAAGGGGTGGTGGGCAAGGCCAAAGATGGCTCCGCCTATAAGGCCAGGCGCCCGATTGCAGCCATCCTGAAATACCTTACCCTGTGGAATGATGATATCCTGGCCGCTTTTCCGCCGGGAAAAGTACCACCTGTAGAAGAGGTGACACTGCGGTCCGCTGAAGAGATGGAACCGTTCTTGCGTGAGCCGCTAAGCCCGGGGTGGAAAACAGTCTATTCCATCCCGCGCATCGGGCAGGGGACGGAAGTGTGA
- a CDS encoding phosphogluconate dehydrogenase (NADP(+)-dependent, decarboxylating) (catalyzes the formation of D-ribulose 5-phosphate from 6-phospho-D-gluconate), producing MDKADLGLIGLAVMGQNLVMNMNDHGFKVAVFNRTTSKVDDFLKGPARRSQVIGTHSLEELINSLTKPRRVMLMIQAGKPVDDFIDLLIQYLEPGDIIIDGGNSNYNDTIRRTAYVESKGLYYVGTGVSGGEEGARHGPSIMPGGSAQAWPHIKPIFQAIAAKVKRPDGGEDACCDWVGENGAGHYVKMVHNGIEYGDMQLICEAYQLMHEGLGLSADKMSVVFKEWNKGKLESYLIEITGDILAYKDEDDQPLVDKILDVAEQKGTGKWTGISALDMGVPLTMVVEAVFGRALSSLKDERTRAAKALSGPHGQFKTDPSSFISDLEQAVYASKIMSYTQGYMLFRAAAQEYHWNLNYGGIALMWRGGCIIRSAFLGKIKEAFEVEPALENLLLAPYFTEQVTSAQAGWRRVVEAAVKGGIPVPAMSSALAFFDGYRHARLPANLLQAQRDYFGAHTYQRVDRPRGEYYHTNWTGHGGQVTSTVWKKP from the coding sequence ATGGATAAAGCAGACCTCGGATTGATCGGCCTGGCAGTGATGGGGCAAAACCTGGTGATGAATATGAATGACCATGGTTTCAAAGTGGCAGTGTTCAACCGCACCACCTCGAAGGTGGATGATTTCCTGAAAGGTCCGGCGCGGAGGTCGCAGGTGATCGGCACCCATTCGCTTGAGGAGCTGATCAACAGCCTAACGAAGCCCCGGCGAGTGATGCTAATGATTCAGGCCGGGAAACCGGTGGATGATTTTATTGACCTGCTGATCCAATATCTGGAACCGGGCGATATCATCATTGACGGCGGAAATTCCAACTACAACGATACGATCCGGCGAACTGCCTACGTCGAATCGAAAGGCCTGTATTACGTAGGCACTGGCGTATCCGGTGGGGAGGAAGGTGCTCGCCACGGTCCTTCGATAATGCCTGGTGGGTCTGCGCAAGCCTGGCCTCATATCAAGCCGATTTTCCAGGCCATTGCCGCCAAGGTAAAACGCCCTGACGGTGGAGAGGACGCCTGCTGCGATTGGGTGGGTGAAAACGGGGCTGGCCACTACGTCAAGATGGTGCATAACGGCATCGAGTATGGTGACATGCAGCTGATCTGTGAGGCTTACCAGCTGATGCATGAAGGCCTGGGATTGTCAGCCGATAAGATGTCGGTCGTTTTTAAGGAATGGAATAAAGGCAAGCTCGAATCTTATCTGATAGAGATTACCGGCGATATCCTGGCTTATAAAGATGAAGATGATCAACCCCTGGTGGATAAAATCCTGGATGTAGCCGAGCAGAAGGGCACCGGCAAATGGACAGGCATCTCCGCCCTTGATATGGGGGTGCCGCTGACCATGGTGGTTGAAGCCGTGTTCGGGCGGGCGCTCTCCTCCCTTAAGGATGAACGTACTCGGGCCGCCAAAGCCTTGTCTGGTCCCCACGGCCAGTTCAAGACCGACCCATCCAGCTTTATCTCTGACCTGGAGCAGGCAGTATATGCTTCCAAGATCATGTCTTATACGCAAGGCTATATGCTCTTCCGGGCTGCTGCACAGGAATACCATTGGAACCTGAATTATGGTGGCATCGCCCTGATGTGGCGAGGTGGTTGTATCATCCGCTCGGCTTTCCTGGGAAAGATCAAAGAAGCCTTTGAGGTTGAGCCTGCCTTGGAAAACCTGTTATTAGCGCCGTATTTCACTGAACAAGTGACCTCTGCCCAGGCAGGCTGGCGCCGGGTAGTAGAAGCGGCAGTAAAAGGCGGCATACCCGTCCCGGCCATGTCCAGTGCCCTGGCATTCTTTGACGGATATCGCCATGCGCGCCTGCCTGCTAACCTGCTGCAGGCCCAGCGCGATTATTTCGGTGCTCACACCTACCAGCGGGTGGATCGCCCGCGCGGCGAGTATTACCACACCAACTGGACCGGCCATGGCGGCCAGGTGACTTCCACAGTGTGGAAAAAGCCATAA
- a CDS encoding alcohol dehydrogenase, giving the protein MKGKMPGVTLVADWDPKPGFKLGSKDIEGRQTYLGSQVWRNPRLEIREYDIPTPGPEQVLLEVKACGICGSDVHMAQADKDGYIFYPGLTGFPSILGHEFSGVVVEAGKNAINKRTNQPFKGGEFVTSEEMLWCGQCKPCADGQPNHCERLDEVGFNVNGAYTKYLLLPSRTVWSLEPLKGRYAEKDIFIAGSLVEPTAVAYNAVIERAGGIRPGDRAVILGGGPVGIAACAIMKRAGASKVIISETQTERAQMALKLGADYHINPLKEDFASRVLEITEGMGADLFMEATGLPELVYPGIERVIWEGRTINSTVVVTARADTKMPVMGEVLQVRKARIVGAQGHSGHGNFPRVIDCLASGMDMTPMSTKKISLEELPENILKLQTDRTECKITYLA; this is encoded by the coding sequence ATGAAAGGTAAAATGCCGGGTGTGACCCTGGTCGCAGATTGGGATCCAAAACCAGGGTTTAAGCTGGGATCCAAAGATATCGAAGGCCGCCAGACCTACCTGGGGAGCCAGGTGTGGCGGAACCCGCGGCTCGAAATCAGAGAGTACGACATCCCTACGCCTGGGCCTGAACAGGTGCTGCTGGAGGTGAAAGCGTGCGGGATCTGTGGCTCGGACGTGCACATGGCCCAGGCTGACAAGGATGGCTATATCTTTTACCCCGGGCTGACAGGGTTCCCGAGCATCCTGGGGCATGAGTTTTCAGGGGTGGTGGTGGAGGCCGGCAAGAATGCCATCAACAAGCGCACCAACCAGCCATTTAAAGGTGGCGAGTTTGTCACCTCGGAGGAGATGCTGTGGTGCGGGCAATGTAAACCCTGCGCGGATGGCCAGCCCAATCACTGTGAACGCCTGGACGAGGTCGGTTTCAATGTCAATGGAGCGTATACCAAATACCTGCTCCTGCCCTCCCGCACGGTATGGAGCCTGGAGCCACTTAAAGGGCGCTATGCTGAAAAGGATATTTTTATCGCTGGCAGCCTGGTAGAGCCCACCGCAGTAGCCTATAATGCCGTGATCGAACGGGCGGGAGGCATTCGGCCTGGCGACCGGGCGGTTATTTTAGGCGGTGGGCCGGTTGGGATTGCTGCCTGCGCCATCATGAAGCGCGCCGGCGCCTCCAAGGTCATCATTTCAGAGACCCAGACTGAACGCGCCCAGATGGCCTTGAAACTAGGCGCAGATTATCACATCAACCCGCTCAAAGAGGATTTCGCTTCGCGCGTCCTGGAGATAACGGAAGGGATGGGTGCTGATCTATTCATGGAGGCAACTGGCTTGCCTGAGCTGGTCTATCCGGGGATCGAGCGCGTGATCTGGGAGGGTCGTACGATCAACAGCACCGTGGTGGTGACAGCCCGGGCTGACACCAAAATGCCGGTCATGGGAGAGGTGCTGCAGGTCAGGAAGGCCCGTATTGTCGGTGCCCAGGGCCATTCGGGGCACGGGAATTTCCCGCGCGTGATCGATTGCTTGGCTTCAGGGATGGACATGACCCCGATGAGCACTAAAAAAATCAGCCTGGAAGAGCTTCCGGAGAATATCCTCAAGCTGCAGACCGACCGAACCGAGTGCAAGATCACTTACCTGGCCTGA
- the iolG gene encoding inositol 2-dehydrogenase — MKRQVNMAVIGTGRIGSVHTRNLVRSVHEANVVAVCDIRLEVAQAVADELGIARVVRDYHELLEDKDIEALLIATNTDTHAFIVKDAALAGKQIFCEKPLALHLEDIDEVMKTIETTGVKLQVGYNRRFDKSFQRVHQLVASGEIGRPCILHITNRDPEPPSLEYARTSGGMFLDMSIHDFDMVRYQIGEVDEIYAVGNVLVTPYLKDIGDIDVDIITLKFSNGAMGTIDNSRQCVYGYDQRLEVFCSLGTAMAGNEYENTGLMGDKAGFHSAKVPYSFIERYAECYIAEVRQFVQNVRDSKPVSPTGYDSRASVLLGMAAWESYRQNRPISMKEFTGN; from the coding sequence ATGAAACGACAGGTTAATATGGCAGTGATTGGCACGGGGCGCATTGGCAGCGTGCATACGCGTAACCTGGTACGCAGCGTCCATGAGGCCAACGTGGTGGCGGTCTGTGATATCCGCCTGGAGGTGGCTCAGGCAGTGGCAGATGAGCTGGGCATCGCACGTGTGGTGAGGGATTATCACGAGCTGCTTGAAGACAAGGATATTGAAGCCCTCTTGATCGCCACCAACACCGATACGCATGCGTTTATTGTCAAGGATGCCGCCCTGGCCGGTAAGCAGATATTCTGTGAAAAGCCACTTGCCCTGCATCTCGAGGATATCGATGAGGTGATGAAAACGATCGAAACCACCGGTGTGAAGCTCCAGGTGGGATATAACCGCCGCTTTGATAAAAGCTTCCAGCGTGTTCACCAATTGGTAGCCTCTGGCGAGATTGGTCGGCCATGCATCCTGCACATCACCAACCGCGACCCCGAACCGCCCTCCCTGGAATATGCGCGCACCTCTGGGGGCATGTTCCTCGATATGAGCATCCATGACTTTGATATGGTGCGCTACCAGATCGGTGAGGTAGATGAGATCTACGCCGTCGGCAACGTGCTGGTGACCCCTTACCTGAAGGACATCGGCGATATAGACGTGGACATCATCACCCTGAAATTCTCCAATGGAGCCATGGGCACGATCGATAACAGCCGCCAGTGTGTCTATGGGTATGACCAGCGCCTGGAAGTCTTCTGTTCGCTTGGCACAGCTATGGCTGGCAACGAATATGAGAATACCGGCCTGATGGGTGATAAAGCGGGCTTCCACTCAGCCAAAGTGCCCTACTCATTTATCGAACGCTACGCCGAGTGTTATATTGCCGAAGTGCGCCAATTCGTCCAAAATGTACGCGATAGCAAGCCCGTGTCGCCGACCGGTTACGACAGCCGGGCATCCGTATTGCTGGGCATGGCCGCCTGGGAATCTTACCGGCAGAACCGGCCGATCAGCATGAAAGAATTTACCGGCAATTAG
- a CDS encoding IMP dehydrogenase translates to MKIRPDLGLTFDDVLLVPQRSAIKSRKDVSTSTSLVPGIQLSIPILSANMDTVTESRMAIAMAQLGGIGILHRFMTIEQQADCVARVKRSESLIVESPLAISPVATIGEARLRMERDDVGGLMVVDEENILLGIITSRDVLLAPDTEMPIDKVMTPREQLVTASKVESPEEARRKLFEHRIEKLPLVDEAGHLAGLITAQDIVKIQQHPHATKDNRGRLRVGAAVGVRPEDMDRAASCQAAGVDVLVVDIAHGHSEHVIHMLRGLKQRFPSLPVIVGNVATAQGVKDLAEAGADAVKVGVGSGSICTTRVVTGFGVPQLSAILECADARRVLGVPIIADGGIRNSGDLTKSIAAGASTVMIGGMFAGTDESPGATVIREGRRYKIVRGMASLSANIERRLLANGELAIEEWGEVVPEGVEATVPYKGAVADVVYQLVGGLRSGLSYAGACSIEELWQAAEFIRITPSGVQESHAHDVELI, encoded by the coding sequence ATGAAAATACGACCTGATCTTGGTTTAACCTTCGATGATGTCCTGCTGGTTCCACAGCGTTCGGCGATCAAAAGCCGTAAAGACGTGTCCACCTCGACGAGCCTCGTGCCGGGCATACAGCTATCCATTCCCATCCTTTCTGCAAATATGGATACCGTGACCGAGTCGCGCATGGCAATCGCCATGGCCCAGCTAGGCGGCATCGGTATCCTGCACCGCTTTATGACTATTGAGCAACAAGCCGATTGTGTAGCGCGGGTCAAACGCTCAGAAAGCCTGATTGTTGAATCACCGCTCGCCATCTCGCCCGTAGCCACCATCGGAGAAGCCCGCCTGCGCATGGAAAGAGACGATGTGGGTGGCTTAATGGTAGTCGATGAAGAAAACATCCTGCTCGGAATTATCACCAGCCGTGATGTGCTACTTGCGCCGGATACTGAGATGCCCATCGATAAAGTGATGACTCCCCGTGAGCAGCTGGTAACAGCTTCCAAAGTAGAATCGCCAGAAGAGGCGCGGCGCAAGCTGTTTGAGCACCGCATTGAAAAATTGCCCCTGGTGGATGAAGCAGGTCACCTGGCTGGCTTGATCACCGCCCAGGATATTGTCAAGATCCAGCAGCACCCGCATGCCACGAAAGACAACCGTGGTCGCCTGCGCGTGGGGGCGGCGGTGGGTGTGCGCCCGGAAGATATGGACCGGGCAGCCAGCTGTCAGGCGGCTGGCGTGGATGTGCTGGTGGTGGATATCGCCCACGGACATTCAGAGCACGTCATCCACATGCTGCGTGGCTTAAAGCAGCGCTTCCCGAGCCTGCCGGTCATTGTCGGGAATGTGGCCACCGCCCAAGGGGTAAAGGACCTGGCGGAGGCGGGTGCGGATGCGGTCAAGGTGGGGGTGGGGTCGGGCTCGATTTGTACCACCCGGGTGGTGACCGGTTTCGGAGTGCCCCAGCTGAGCGCCATCCTGGAATGTGCTGATGCGAGGAGAGTCCTGGGTGTGCCGATCATCGCTGATGGAGGCATCCGCAACTCAGGTGACCTGACCAAATCCATAGCTGCAGGAGCAAGTACGGTCATGATCGGAGGCATGTTTGCCGGGACCGACGAGAGCCCTGGAGCAACGGTCATTCGTGAGGGTCGGCGTTACAAAATTGTGCGCGGCATGGCTTCTCTATCAGCAAATATTGAACGCCGGCTGCTGGCCAATGGTGAGCTGGCGATTGAAGAGTGGGGTGAGGTTGTGCCGGAGGGAGTGGAAGCCACGGTACCATACAAGGGGGCGGTGGCAGATGTGGTCTACCAGCTGGTGGGTGGATTGCGCTCCGGGCTGAGCTATGCCGGCGCTTGTTCGATCGAGGAACTCTGGCAGGCAGCTGAGTTCATCCGTATCACTCCCTCGGGGGTACAGGAATCCCATGCCCACGACGTGGAGCTGATCTAA